One segment of Nocardioides sp. QY071 DNA contains the following:
- a CDS encoding citrate synthase 2: MPEVHHGLEGVVAFETQIAEPDKEGSALRYRGVDIEDLAGRVPFENVWGLLIDGSFTPGLPPAEAFSLPVHTGDVRVDVQAAIAMLAPAFGFGQTYDISDEQARADLARVAVMVLSYAGQSARDIHLPVVPQKLVDEGTTLAEKFLIRWRGEADPKHAHAIDAYWSSAAEHGMNASTFTARVITSTGADVAAAFSGAIGAMSGPLHGGAPSRVLHMIEEVEKSGDAEGYVKGLLDSGERLMGFGHRVYRAEDPRARVLRRTARELDAPRYEVAEALEKAALAELRARRPDRVLETNVEFWAAIVLDFAEVPANMFTSMFTCARTGGWSAHILEQKRTGRLIRPSAIYTGPSTRPASDIEGWNPAWGK; this comes from the coding sequence ATGCCTGAGGTACACCACGGACTGGAGGGCGTCGTCGCCTTCGAGACCCAGATCGCGGAGCCCGACAAGGAAGGCTCGGCGCTGCGCTACCGCGGTGTCGACATCGAGGACCTGGCCGGCCGGGTCCCCTTCGAGAACGTCTGGGGCCTGCTGATCGACGGCTCCTTCACCCCCGGCCTGCCGCCGGCCGAGGCGTTCAGCCTCCCCGTCCACACCGGCGACGTCCGCGTCGACGTCCAGGCCGCGATCGCGATGCTCGCGCCGGCCTTCGGCTTCGGCCAGACCTACGACATCTCCGACGAGCAGGCCCGCGCGGACCTCGCCCGGGTGGCCGTCATGGTGCTGTCGTACGCCGGCCAGTCGGCTCGCGACATCCACCTGCCCGTCGTACCTCAGAAGCTGGTCGACGAGGGCACGACCCTCGCCGAGAAGTTCCTCATCCGCTGGCGCGGCGAGGCCGACCCGAAGCATGCCCACGCGATCGACGCGTACTGGTCGTCGGCGGCCGAGCACGGCATGAACGCCTCCACCTTCACCGCCCGCGTCATCACCTCCACCGGCGCCGACGTCGCGGCCGCCTTCTCCGGCGCGATCGGCGCGATGAGCGGGCCGCTCCACGGCGGTGCCCCCTCGCGCGTGCTGCACATGATCGAGGAGGTCGAGAAGTCCGGCGACGCCGAGGGCTACGTCAAGGGCCTGCTCGACTCCGGCGAGCGGCTGATGGGCTTCGGCCACCGCGTCTACCGTGCCGAGGATCCCCGCGCGCGAGTGCTGCGACGTACCGCCCGCGAGCTCGACGCCCCCCGCTACGAGGTCGCCGAGGCCCTCGAGAAGGCCGCCCTCGCCGAGCTCCGCGCCCGCCGTCCCGACCGCGTCCTCGAGACCAACGTCGAGTTCTGGGCCGCGATCGTCCTCGACTTCGCCGAGGTCCCGGCCAACATGTTCACCTCGATGTTCACCTGCGCCCGCACCGGCGGCTGGTCGGCCCACATCCTCGAGCAGAAGAGGACCGGCCGCCTGATCCGCCCCTCGGCGATCTACACCGGCCCCTCCACCCGTCCCGCCAGCGACATCGAGGGCTGGAACCCCGCCTGGGGGAAGTGA
- a CDS encoding LysR substrate-binding domain-containing protein, translated as MELQQMRYVVAIAEHGSFTRAAEACFVVQSALSHQVARLEQELGVRLFHRTSRQVRLSAAGQAFLPVARQCLDAADRARAEVAAATGEVRGPLSIGVIPTVAAVDVPEALRTFRERYPQVQVRLTSGNSDTHVQQVADGTLDLAFLGLPDGWEIAGVAGRQLARDQHRAVMAPDHPLAGRSRLTLARIAGEAFVDFPAGTTGRLQADTAFADAGLRREVSFETTDMLLMGRLLRAGLAVALLASTFVEQLPGLVAVPVTRAPVRTEHVVWSPFGPAPAAAAFLEQVGVEV; from the coding sequence GTGGAGCTGCAGCAGATGAGGTACGTCGTGGCCATCGCCGAGCACGGATCCTTCACCCGGGCGGCCGAGGCCTGCTTCGTCGTGCAGTCCGCGCTCAGCCACCAGGTGGCCCGGCTGGAGCAGGAGCTCGGCGTGCGGCTGTTCCACCGCACCAGCCGCCAGGTCCGGCTCAGTGCCGCGGGCCAGGCCTTCCTGCCGGTCGCCCGCCAGTGCCTCGACGCCGCCGACCGCGCCCGGGCCGAGGTCGCGGCCGCGACGGGGGAGGTGCGGGGGCCGCTGTCGATCGGTGTCATCCCGACGGTGGCCGCGGTCGACGTACCCGAGGCGTTGCGGACCTTCCGCGAGCGCTACCCGCAGGTCCAGGTCCGGCTGACCAGCGGCAACAGCGACACCCACGTGCAGCAGGTGGCCGACGGGACGCTCGACCTGGCCTTCCTCGGCCTGCCCGACGGTTGGGAGATCGCCGGGGTCGCCGGCCGGCAGCTGGCCCGCGACCAGCACCGTGCCGTGATGGCGCCCGACCATCCGCTCGCCGGGCGGTCGCGGCTGACCCTCGCCCGGATCGCCGGTGAGGCCTTCGTCGACTTCCCGGCGGGCACCACCGGCCGGCTGCAGGCCGACACCGCCTTCGCCGACGCCGGCCTGCGCCGCGAGGTCAGCTTCGAGACCACCGACATGCTGCTGATGGGGCGGCTGCTGCGGGCGGGCCTGGCGGTCGCGCTGCTGGCGTCCACGTTCGTGGAGCAGCTGCCCGGGCTGGTCGCCGTACCCGTGACGCGGGCGCCGGTGCGCACGGAGCACGTCGTGTGGAGTCCCTTCGGCCCTGCGCCCGCCGCGGCGGCCTTCCTCGAGCAGGTCGGCGTCGAGGTCTGA
- a CDS encoding MFS transporter → MSAVVHDAAAPSPPASEGARGRASLGLAVAVLLVAFNLRLAITSLGALLDHLGDLGVSATTQGVLTSVPVLCFAAVGATAMVVTRRIGVDRGLIAALALVAVGLVLRVLDGTPALIAGTAVACSGIALGNVLIPAIVKEHFPHRIGTMTGAYSAVLSLGSAVGAATTVPIADAAGSWRVGLGVWALAAVAAGIAWAPYCRRRDPQRVQVRHAPLWRSPIAWAVTLLFATQSLNAYVMMSWLPSVYADAGFSDAKAGLLLATSILIGLPFFFVAPMIAVRMGHQGHLVLALTVFTALGWTGLWIAPVDGAWLWAALLGAGGAVFPVALAMFALRTTSTAQTASMSTMAQSVGYLLAAGGPFLVGVLHDATDSWTLAYTLLLGTAAVQVAVGYVAGRPVRIADRL, encoded by the coding sequence ATGTCCGCCGTGGTCCATGATGCCGCCGCACCGTCGCCGCCCGCATCCGAAGGCGCGCGGGGCCGCGCGAGCCTGGGCCTCGCCGTCGCCGTCCTGCTCGTCGCGTTCAACCTGCGCCTGGCGATCACCTCGCTGGGCGCCCTGCTCGACCACCTCGGCGACCTCGGCGTCTCCGCCACCACCCAGGGCGTGCTGACCTCGGTCCCCGTGCTGTGCTTCGCCGCCGTCGGCGCGACCGCGATGGTCGTCACCCGGCGCATCGGCGTCGACCGCGGCCTGATCGCGGCGCTGGCCCTGGTCGCGGTCGGACTCGTGCTCCGCGTCCTCGACGGCACCCCCGCCCTGATCGCCGGTACGGCGGTCGCCTGCTCCGGCATCGCGCTGGGCAACGTGCTCATCCCCGCGATCGTCAAGGAGCACTTCCCCCACCGGATCGGCACCATGACCGGCGCCTACTCCGCCGTGCTCTCCCTCGGCTCGGCCGTCGGCGCCGCGACCACCGTCCCGATCGCCGACGCCGCCGGCTCCTGGCGGGTCGGGCTCGGCGTCTGGGCCCTGGCCGCCGTCGCCGCGGGGATCGCCTGGGCGCCGTACTGCCGCCGTCGCGACCCGCAGCGCGTCCAGGTGCGGCACGCACCGCTGTGGCGCAGCCCGATCGCGTGGGCGGTCACCCTGCTCTTCGCGACCCAGTCGCTGAACGCCTACGTGATGATGAGCTGGCTGCCGAGCGTGTACGCCGACGCCGGCTTCAGCGACGCGAAGGCGGGCCTGCTCCTGGCCACGAGCATCCTCATCGGCCTCCCGTTCTTCTTCGTCGCGCCGATGATCGCGGTCCGGATGGGGCACCAGGGCCACCTGGTCCTCGCCCTGACCGTGTTCACCGCGCTCGGCTGGACGGGCCTGTGGATCGCCCCGGTCGACGGCGCCTGGCTGTGGGCCGCCCTGCTCGGCGCCGGCGGCGCGGTGTTCCCGGTGGCCCTGGCGATGTTCGCGCTGCGCACGACCTCCACCGCCCAGACCGCCTCGATGTCGACCATGGCGCAGAGCGTCGGCTACCTGCTCGCCGCCGGCGGCCCGTTCCTCGTCGGCGTCCTCC
- the pdxH gene encoding pyridoxamine 5'-phosphate oxidase, producing the protein MTIGPRLAALRREYGEQGLVEADVPPSPWPLWQDWFDAVSDAGVHEPNAMVVATVDPDGAPSARMVLLKGVAAEGPDDGFTFFTNTASRKGEALAAEPRCALLFPWHPLERQVRVEGTAHPLGAEQVAAYFATRPRGAQVGAWASPQSRVVDGRGELDQRYAEAQDRFADAEVPVPPAWGGYRVQPASFEFWQGRSGRMHDRLRYARTSSGWELTRLAP; encoded by the coding sequence ATGACCATCGGACCCCGCCTGGCAGCCCTGCGCCGCGAGTACGGCGAGCAGGGGCTCGTCGAGGCTGACGTACCGCCCTCGCCGTGGCCGCTGTGGCAGGACTGGTTCGACGCCGTGTCGGACGCGGGCGTGCACGAGCCCAACGCGATGGTGGTCGCGACCGTCGACCCCGACGGCGCGCCCTCGGCCCGGATGGTGCTGCTCAAGGGGGTGGCGGCCGAGGGGCCCGACGACGGGTTCACGTTCTTCACCAACACCGCCTCCCGCAAGGGCGAGGCGCTGGCGGCCGAGCCGCGTTGTGCGCTGCTGTTCCCGTGGCACCCGCTCGAGCGGCAGGTCCGGGTCGAGGGGACGGCACACCCGCTGGGCGCGGAGCAGGTCGCGGCGTACTTCGCCACCCGCCCGCGCGGCGCCCAGGTCGGCGCCTGGGCCTCACCCCAGTCGCGGGTCGTCGACGGGCGGGGCGAGCTGGACCAGCGGTACGCCGAGGCACAGGACCGCTTCGCCGACGCCGAGGTACCGGTGCCGCCGGCGTGGGGCGGCTACCGCGTGCAGCCGGCGTCCTTCGAGTTCTGGCAGGGCCGGTCGGGCCGGATGCACGACCGGCTGCGCTACGCCCGGACGTCGAGCGGCTGGGAGCTGACCCGGCTGGCACCCTGA
- a CDS encoding glycosyltransferase → MSRWGWGAAAGYLALQAGKTVASLRAASAAPPAVPPADPAVAKVVVVQPILSGDPGLEDALRDNLLSLAGARFVWLVDEDDVEARRVAHRIVRSNGSGDFSAPNLARTVRSNGLGDRLPRVELRLCPPAPDGVNPKLAKLQPALDDCADDEVFLVLDDDTRLPRASLGALLGGLERATLATGLPAYLPGRTPWARLVEQFVDNNAALTYLPMAPVTINGMCWAMRVADLRAIGGFTPILHNLTDDLAVAGAVRRGGGTICQTASPQWITTTVESPGHYVRLMHRWMLFANLLLRRQPLRTVAAISVLHGTHPNLLWAVLAGSVRSRRPGPLVALLSGRWLLLQVVHRRIYGRSLHAPLPSLVSELVQPAHLGHGAVQRTIRWRTRTYRVRSDDDFSPVR, encoded by the coding sequence GTGAGCCGGTGGGGGTGGGGCGCCGCCGCGGGCTACCTCGCGCTGCAGGCCGGGAAGACCGTGGCGTCGCTGCGGGCCGCATCGGCCGCGCCGCCGGCTGTGCCGCCCGCGGACCCGGCCGTCGCGAAGGTCGTCGTGGTGCAGCCGATCCTGTCCGGCGACCCGGGCCTCGAGGACGCACTGCGCGACAACCTGCTCTCCCTGGCCGGTGCGCGGTTCGTCTGGCTGGTCGACGAGGACGACGTCGAGGCCCGGCGCGTCGCCCACCGGATCGTTCGATCGAACGGTTCGGGGGACTTCTCGGCCCCGAACCTCGCTCGAACCGTTCGATCGAACGGTTTGGGGGACCGGTTGCCACGCGTGGAGCTACGACTCTGCCCGCCCGCGCCCGACGGCGTGAACCCCAAGCTGGCCAAGCTGCAGCCGGCACTCGACGACTGCGCCGACGACGAGGTGTTCCTCGTCCTCGACGACGACACCCGGCTCCCCCGCGCCAGCCTGGGCGCGCTCCTCGGCGGGCTCGAGCGGGCGACGCTCGCGACCGGGCTGCCGGCGTACCTCCCCGGGAGGACGCCGTGGGCCCGGCTCGTGGAGCAGTTCGTCGACAACAACGCGGCGTTGACGTACCTGCCGATGGCGCCCGTGACGATCAACGGGATGTGCTGGGCGATGCGGGTCGCCGACCTGCGCGCGATCGGCGGGTTCACGCCGATCCTGCACAACCTCACCGACGACCTCGCGGTCGCGGGGGCGGTCCGGCGCGGCGGCGGGACGATCTGCCAGACCGCGTCGCCGCAGTGGATCACCACGACCGTGGAGTCGCCCGGCCACTACGTGCGGCTGATGCACCGCTGGATGCTCTTCGCCAACCTGCTGCTGCGCCGCCAGCCGCTGCGCACCGTCGCTGCGATCAGCGTCCTGCACGGGACCCACCCGAACCTCCTCTGGGCGGTGCTCGCCGGCTCGGTCCGCTCGCGCCGGCCCGGTCCGCTCGTGGCGCTGCTCAGTGGGCGCTGGCTGCTGCTGCAGGTCGTACACCGCCGCATCTACGGGCGTTCCCTGCACGCCCCGCTGCCCTCGCTGGTCTCCGAGCTGGTACAGCCGGCGCACCTCGGGCACGGCGCGGTGCAGCGCACGATCCGCTGGCGCACCCGCACCTACCGGGTGCGCTCCGACGACGACTTCTCGCCGGTGCGATGA
- a CDS encoding glycosyltransferase: protein MRVDLVTPPMAGHLHPILGIAARLATEPSLDVRVISTAAALPAIAASGVTGLALLDGADEVIETVVNPSYRIGSNPRLLLRQFRAAVALQADFRRELLLAWADHRPDLVIADFTMGAVGTAADELGVPWWTTHPSPCAIEGRTGPPSYVGGWRPGRSALGRGRDAVGRSWVRGFKRLAPRLARVRLADVGVTRQYRPDGSESIYSAERVFALTPEAVEYPRSLPAAVRYVGPVLHTPPSGTSAPVLAAGRRAVLVTAGTHLPWHKATLVAWAADAAAALPDVEVHVSLGGTGSVAPPPGVVVHDYVDYARDLPRFDAVVHHGGAGVLGHALAAGLPSVVWPVDYDQFDHAVRLVDAGVAVRVRRPGDLAPALRRVLDESSYRLRAQALAATIARRPAVETIAAEVLARLHPRPE from the coding sequence ATGCGCGTCGACCTGGTCACGCCGCCGATGGCGGGCCACCTCCACCCGATCCTCGGTATCGCCGCCCGGCTCGCCACCGAGCCCAGCCTCGACGTCCGGGTGATCAGCACCGCGGCCGCGCTCCCGGCGATCGCCGCCTCCGGCGTGACCGGGCTGGCGCTGCTGGACGGCGCCGACGAGGTGATCGAGACGGTGGTGAACCCGTCGTACCGGATCGGCAGCAACCCGCGCCTGCTCCTGCGCCAGTTCCGCGCGGCGGTCGCGCTGCAGGCGGACTTCCGCCGCGAGCTGCTGCTCGCGTGGGCCGATCACCGCCCGGACCTGGTGATCGCGGACTTCACCATGGGCGCGGTCGGTACGGCGGCCGACGAGCTCGGCGTGCCCTGGTGGACCACCCACCCGTCGCCGTGCGCCATCGAGGGGCGCACCGGGCCGCCGTCGTACGTCGGGGGCTGGCGCCCCGGTCGCTCTGCGCTGGGCCGGGGCCGCGACGCCGTCGGGCGTTCTTGGGTGCGCGGGTTCAAGCGGCTCGCGCCGCGGCTGGCGCGGGTGCGGCTGGCCGATGTCGGCGTCACCCGGCAGTACCGCCCGGACGGCTCGGAGTCGATCTACTCCGCCGAGCGGGTGTTCGCGCTGACCCCGGAGGCGGTGGAGTACCCGCGGTCGCTGCCCGCCGCCGTCCGGTACGTCGGCCCGGTGTTGCACACCCCGCCGTCGGGCACGTCGGCGCCGGTCCTGGCTGCTGGAAGGCGAGCGGTGCTGGTCACCGCGGGGACCCACCTGCCGTGGCACAAGGCGACCCTGGTCGCCTGGGCCGCCGACGCCGCCGCCGCGCTGCCCGACGTCGAGGTGCACGTCAGCCTCGGCGGGACGGGGTCCGTAGCCCCGCCGCCGGGCGTCGTGGTCCACGACTACGTCGACTATGCCCGCGACCTGCCGCGCTTCGACGCGGTCGTCCACCACGGCGGCGCCGGCGTGCTCGGCCATGCCCTCGCCGCCGGCCTGCCCTCGGTGGTGTGGCCCGTCGACTACGACCAGTTCGACCACGCGGTGCGGCTGGTCGACGCCGGCGTCGCGGTGCGGGTACGCCGGCCGGGCGACCTCGCACCGGCCCTGCGGCGGGTGCTCGACGAGTCGTCGTACCGCCTCCGGGCGCAGGCCCTCGCCGCCACCATCGCCCGCCGGCCCGCCGTCGAGACGATCGCCGCCGAGGTGCTGGCCCGCCTCCACCCCCGCCCGGAATGA
- a CDS encoding NAD(P)-dependent oxidoreductase has protein sequence MTHPMRLLVTGASGFVGGRLWERASPAGHEVVGLGRRRLDRPDYLSVDLGVVGAEDLPDLPWRPDAVIHCAARATPYAPRKAYERDNMIATQTVVDWCARLGEPRLVHVSSSSVLYRDGDQLDLTEDTPLPGEFANDYARTKAASERIVRTYGGSWVIARPRAVFGPGDTVLFPRIIAAAKAGRVPRLTGRTTPAVGDLIYVDNLADYLLQLAGRPELGGVYNLTNAEPVEIQAMLLDVIGRLGFAPPTRDVSLTTAMRAATVLERTWRILHLPGEPPITPYGVGVLSWSKTFVPDRMLQDLGAPAVSVAQGVEEFVAWQREQL, from the coding sequence ATGACCCACCCGATGAGGCTGCTGGTGACCGGGGCGTCCGGGTTCGTGGGCGGACGGCTGTGGGAGCGGGCGAGTCCAGCCGGGCACGAGGTGGTCGGGCTCGGGCGGCGCCGGTTGGACCGGCCCGACTACCTCAGCGTCGACCTCGGCGTCGTGGGTGCCGAGGACCTGCCGGACCTGCCGTGGCGGCCGGACGCGGTGATCCACTGCGCTGCCCGGGCCACGCCGTACGCGCCCCGCAAGGCCTACGAGCGCGACAACATGATCGCCACCCAGACGGTCGTCGACTGGTGCGCGCGGCTCGGCGAGCCGCGCCTGGTGCACGTCTCGTCGTCCTCGGTGCTCTACCGCGACGGCGACCAGCTCGACCTCACCGAGGACACCCCGCTGCCCGGCGAGTTCGCCAACGACTATGCCCGCACCAAGGCCGCGTCGGAGCGGATCGTCCGCACCTACGGGGGTTCCTGGGTGATCGCGCGACCGCGCGCGGTGTTCGGCCCCGGCGACACCGTGCTCTTCCCGCGGATCATCGCGGCCGCGAAGGCGGGGCGGGTACCACGGCTGACCGGGCGCACGACGCCGGCGGTGGGAGACCTGATCTACGTCGACAACCTCGCCGACTACCTGCTCCAGCTGGCCGGCCGGCCCGAGCTCGGCGGCGTCTACAACCTCACCAACGCCGAGCCGGTGGAGATCCAGGCGATGCTGCTCGACGTGATCGGACGCCTCGGGTTCGCCCCGCCCACCCGCGACGTCAGCCTGACCACGGCGATGCGGGCCGCGACCGTGCTGGAGCGGACCTGGCGGATCCTGCACCTGCCGGGCGAGCCGCCGATCACGCCGTACGGCGTCGGGGTGCTCTCGTGGTCCAAGACCTTCGTGCCCGACAGGATGCTGCAGGACCTCGGAGCGCCGGCGGTGTCGGTGGCGCAGGGGGTCGAGGAGTTCGTGGCCTGGCAGAGGGAGCAGCTGTGA
- a CDS encoding F390 synthetase-related protein codes for MPSGQAAVAAAFARERWLLPRRYDAARARALERFLRVELPKARFYAPLAGRPLSSLPVVDKRTVLADFAAFNRHGITLDHALALAEAAERSRSFTDRLPGGVTVGLSSGTSGTRGVFLVSEAESRLWAGILMGQLMSPRSLRVLTRRPLRVALFLRANSNLYETLESRRVSFSWHDLTMPVAAHLPSLPGTDVLVAPASVLRQIATTKPAGLRPLQVVSVAETLEPDDEAVIREAFGRPVEQIYQATEGLLAVSCPAGRLHLNEAHVHVEPEWIDHQRFHPVVTDFTRTTQYVVRHRLDDVLLAAPGPCPCGRPGRSIHAVLGRADDVLTLGDVPVYPDVLRHAVALAGELGDYRIEQHGAEWRLATTTGSSGTTERVATEVGRLARRLGATAPAVVPMAWPAEAPDAKRRRIRKVS; via the coding sequence ATGCCGTCCGGTCAGGCGGCGGTCGCTGCGGCGTTCGCCCGTGAGCGCTGGCTCCTCCCCCGTCGCTACGACGCCGCGCGGGCCCGGGCGCTCGAGCGGTTCCTGCGCGTCGAGCTGCCGAAAGCCCGTTTCTACGCGCCTCTCGCGGGCCGGCCCCTCTCCTCGTTGCCGGTCGTCGACAAGCGGACCGTGCTCGCCGACTTCGCCGCGTTCAACCGGCACGGCATCACGCTCGACCACGCACTGGCGCTCGCCGAGGCGGCCGAGCGGTCCCGCTCCTTCACCGACCGGCTGCCCGGCGGGGTGACCGTCGGGCTGTCCTCGGGAACCTCCGGCACCCGAGGCGTCTTCCTCGTCTCGGAGGCGGAGAGCCGCCTGTGGGCGGGCATCCTGATGGGACAGCTCATGTCCCCGCGGTCCCTGCGCGTGCTGACCCGACGACCCTTGCGGGTCGCGCTCTTCCTGCGGGCCAACAGCAACCTCTACGAGACGCTCGAGAGCCGGCGGGTCTCCTTCTCGTGGCACGACCTGACGATGCCCGTCGCCGCCCACCTGCCGTCGCTGCCGGGCACGGACGTCCTGGTCGCCCCGGCGAGCGTGCTGCGGCAGATCGCCACCACGAAGCCGGCGGGGTTGCGGCCGCTCCAGGTCGTCTCGGTCGCGGAGACCCTCGAGCCCGACGACGAGGCGGTGATCCGGGAGGCCTTCGGGCGGCCGGTCGAGCAGATCTACCAGGCCACCGAGGGCCTGCTGGCGGTCAGCTGTCCCGCCGGCCGGTTGCACCTCAACGAGGCGCACGTGCACGTCGAGCCCGAGTGGATCGACCACCAGCGCTTCCACCCGGTCGTCACCGACTTCACCCGGACCACGCAGTACGTCGTCCGGCACCGGCTCGACGACGTCCTGCTCGCCGCGCCCGGCCCCTGCCCGTGCGGGCGCCCCGGCCGCTCGATCCATGCCGTGCTGGGCCGGGCGGACGACGTGCTGACCCTCGGCGACGTGCCCGTCTACCCCGACGTGCTGCGCCATGCGGTGGCGCTGGCCGGGGAGCTCGGCGACTACCGGATCGAGCAGCACGGCGCCGAGTGGCGGCTGGCGACCACGACCGGCTCGTCAGGTACGACGGAGCGGGTGGCCACGGAGGTCGGGCGACTGGCGCGCCGGTTGGGCGCGACGGCACCGGCCGTCGTACCGATGGCGTGGCCGGCGGAGGCGCCCGACGCGAAGCGACGACGGATCAGGAAGGTGTCATGA
- a CDS encoding EamA family transporter — MTTTLDRPAPQTTTTTTTSTAGLTALTALAPAVWGTTYLVTTELLPPGHPLFAGLLRALPAGLLLLAIFRRLPHGAWWWRALALGTLNIGAFFPLLFIAAERLPGGVAATVGAVQPLLVIALALPLLGEHPTAARVGWALAGVGGVALVVLGPDAGLDPVGLLAGLGGALSMATGVVLTRRWGRPESVSSPVLVSWLLTAGGLVLLPTTFLIEGTPPVVDAPAAGGYLWLGAVGGLAAYLLWFRGLGSLPVVATALLGLLSPIVAAALGWLVLGEALRPVQLAGFALALAAILGGQLTRR; from the coding sequence ATGACCACCACGCTCGACCGCCCGGCGCCCCAGACGACCACCACCACCACCACGAGCACGGCAGGGCTGACCGCCCTCACCGCCCTCGCCCCGGCCGTGTGGGGCACGACCTACCTGGTGACCACCGAGCTGCTCCCGCCCGGCCACCCACTGTTCGCCGGCCTGCTCCGCGCCCTGCCCGCGGGCCTGCTGCTCCTCGCGATCTTCCGCCGGCTCCCCCACGGTGCGTGGTGGTGGCGCGCTCTCGCCCTCGGCACGCTCAACATCGGCGCCTTCTTCCCCCTGCTCTTCATCGCCGCCGAGCGCCTGCCCGGCGGCGTCGCCGCCACGGTCGGCGCGGTCCAGCCGCTGCTCGTGATCGCACTGGCACTCCCGCTCCTCGGCGAGCACCCGACCGCGGCGCGCGTGGGCTGGGCGCTCGCCGGCGTCGGCGGAGTCGCCCTGGTCGTGCTCGGCCCCGACGCGGGCCTCGACCCGGTCGGCCTGCTCGCCGGCCTCGGCGGCGCCCTCTCGATGGCCACGGGCGTCGTGCTGACCCGACGCTGGGGCCGGCCGGAGAGCGTCAGCTCCCCGGTGCTGGTGAGCTGGCTGCTGACGGCCGGCGGCCTGGTCCTGCTGCCGACGACCTTCCTGATCGAGGGCACCCCGCCCGTCGTCGACGCCCCGGCAGCCGGTGGCTACCTGTGGCTGGGCGCGGTCGGCGGGCTGGCGGCGTACCTCCTCTGGTTCCGCGGCCTCGGCTCGCTTCCCGTCGTGGCGACCGCGCTGCTCGGCCTGCTCTCCCCCATCGTGGCGGCCGCGCTCGGGTGGCTGGTCCTGGGCGAGGCGCTGCGGCCGGTCCAGCTGGCCGGATTCGCGCTGGCGCTGGCGGCGATCCTCGGCGGGCAGCTCACCCGTCGCTAG
- a CDS encoding FadR/GntR family transcriptional regulator — protein MPLAPTAPASLVDQAIAGMRALLESGEWEVGTRVPPEPALAAALGVSRNTVREAVKALAHLGLLQVRRGDGTYVAATTDMQALMRKQLDRVDIAHLLEVRHAIEVRAAALAADRRTTADLVALDAIMDRRRQAVLDGDGPAFIDADVDFHCAVVAAAHNPLLVELYDGLVETLRASIEHPGAADVLADEHDAVLDAVRAGDPALAATVSADLLDHVVPSDG, from the coding sequence ATGCCCCTCGCCCCCACCGCACCCGCCTCGCTGGTCGACCAGGCCATCGCGGGGATGCGTGCGCTGCTGGAGAGTGGTGAGTGGGAGGTCGGCACCCGGGTCCCGCCCGAGCCAGCCCTCGCCGCGGCTCTCGGCGTCAGCCGCAACACCGTGCGCGAGGCGGTCAAGGCGCTCGCACACCTCGGCCTGCTGCAGGTCCGGCGTGGCGACGGCACGTACGTCGCGGCCACCACCGACATGCAGGCGCTGATGCGCAAGCAGCTCGACCGGGTCGACATCGCCCACCTGTTGGAGGTCCGGCACGCGATCGAGGTGCGCGCTGCGGCGCTCGCCGCGGATCGTCGTACCACCGCGGACCTGGTGGCCCTGGACGCGATCATGGACCGCCGTCGCCAAGCGGTGCTGGACGGCGACGGCCCGGCGTTCATCGACGCCGACGTCGACTTCCACTGCGCGGTCGTCGCCGCCGCACACAACCCGCTCCTCGTCGAGCTGTACGACGGCCTGGTCGAGACCCTGCGCGCCAGCATCGAGCACCCGGGCGCCGCCGACGTGCTCGCCGACGAGCACGACGCCGTCCTCGACGCGGTCCGCGCCGGCGACCCGGCACTCGCCGCCACGGTCAGCGCCGACCTGCTCGACCACGTGGTGCCTAGCGACGGGTGA